The Phyllopteryx taeniolatus isolate TA_2022b chromosome 7, UOR_Ptae_1.2, whole genome shotgun sequence genome has a segment encoding these proteins:
- the shdb gene encoding src homology 2 domain containing transforming protein D, b isoform X1 produces the protein MAKWLKDYLSFGSRKVPPQPPTPDYTESEILKAYRLQRDLDFEDPYEDSENRHGAESSEPATPVYGSPMKSSSTDVKSPKRRLIKVDSQDLGRTKILLSAISLDDQQEPAVPSAPLAGDTDYSDPFDVRLDHLPEPDARPVPSENNGYMEPYEAQRVITDFVSAMTELQRGPAGGLARGGLQLYDTPYEDGRGQRPGFMFGEAQEEGKEGSRLPQDDERPADEYDQPWEWKKDHISKAFAVQFDGPEWDRSSSPTERLRPPGPRSSPLVGAGVKFRMPQEGLTMVGERVDPTQPLEKQVWYHGSLSRSEAESLLTLSKECSFLVRNSQTNRCDYSLSLRSCQGFMHIKFTQCKDGKYVLGHNSPPFDSIPELVNFYTTHKLPIRGAEHLSLLFPVLVQTL, from the exons ATGGCCAAGTGGCTCAAAGACTACCTGAGTTTCGGCAGCAGGAAAGTGCCCCCGCAGCCTCCCACGCCGGACTACACCGAGAGCGAGATCCTAAAAGCCTATCGCCTCCAAAGGGACTTGGACTTTGAAGATCCGTACGAGGACTCGGAAAACCGACACGGGGCCGAATCTTCGGAGCCTGCCACACCCGTGTACGGCTCGCCCATGAAGTCCTCGAGCACGGACgtgaaatctcccaaacgcaGACTCATCAAAGTGGACTCCCAGGACCTGGGGCGCACCAAGATCTTGCTCAGTGCCATCTCTTTAGATGACCAGCAAGAACCT gCTGTGCCGTCTGCTCCTCTGGCAGGGGACACTGATTATTCAGACCCGTTTGACGTTCGCTTGGACCATCTACCAGAACCAGATGCAAGACCGGTTCCCTCTGAGAACAATGGCTACATGGAACCTTATGAGGCCCAGCGAGTCATAACAG ATTTTGTATCTGCTATGACAGAGCTACAGCGTGGCCCGGCAGGAGGACTGGCACGGGGTGGGTTGCAGCTGTATGACACCCCTTATGAAGACGGGCGAGGCCAACGTCCAGGCTTCATGTTTGGAGAAGCACAGGAAGAGGGCAAGGAGGGCAGCAGGCTGCCGCAAGACGACGAGAGACCAGCGGACGAGTATGACCAACCCTGGGAATGGAAGAAAGATCACATCTCCAAAGCTTTTGCAG TGCAGTTCGACGGGCCCGAATGGGATCGCTCGTCGTCGCCTACCGAGCGCTTGCGTCCTCCGGGGCCCCGGTCCAGCCCGCTGGTGGGCGCGGGGGTGAAGTTTCGAATGCCCCAGGAGGGCCTCACCATGGTGGGAGAGAGGGTGGACCCCACACAGCCTCTGGAGAAACAAGT GTGGTATCACGGTTCACTGTCTCGGTCTGAAGCGGAGTCGCTGCTCACGTTGAGTAAAGAGTGTAGCTTCCTGGTGAGGAACAGTCAGACCAACCGATGTGACTATTCGCTGTCTCTACG GAGCTGCCAGGGTTTCATGCACATCAAGTTCACGCAGTGCAAAGACGGCAAGTACGTGCTGGGACACAACAGCCCGCCGTTCGACTCCATCCCCGAGCTGGTGAACTTCTACACCACGCACAAGCTCCCCATCCGTGGCGCCGAGCACCTGTCTCTGCTCTTCCCCGTTCTGGTGCAGACGCTCTGA
- the shdb gene encoding src homology 2 domain containing transforming protein D, b isoform X2 produces the protein MAKWLKDYLSFGSRKVPPQPPTPDYTESEILKAYRLQRDLDFEDPYEDSENRHGAESSEPATPVYGSPMKSSSTDVKSPKRRLIKVDSQDLGRTKILLSAISLDDQQEPAVPSAPLAGDTDYSDPFDVRLDHLPEPDARPVPSENNGYMEPYEAQRVITELQRGPAGGLARGGLQLYDTPYEDGRGQRPGFMFGEAQEEGKEGSRLPQDDERPADEYDQPWEWKKDHISKAFAVQFDGPEWDRSSSPTERLRPPGPRSSPLVGAGVKFRMPQEGLTMVGERVDPTQPLEKQVWYHGSLSRSEAESLLTLSKECSFLVRNSQTNRCDYSLSLRSCQGFMHIKFTQCKDGKYVLGHNSPPFDSIPELVNFYTTHKLPIRGAEHLSLLFPVLVQTL, from the exons ATGGCCAAGTGGCTCAAAGACTACCTGAGTTTCGGCAGCAGGAAAGTGCCCCCGCAGCCTCCCACGCCGGACTACACCGAGAGCGAGATCCTAAAAGCCTATCGCCTCCAAAGGGACTTGGACTTTGAAGATCCGTACGAGGACTCGGAAAACCGACACGGGGCCGAATCTTCGGAGCCTGCCACACCCGTGTACGGCTCGCCCATGAAGTCCTCGAGCACGGACgtgaaatctcccaaacgcaGACTCATCAAAGTGGACTCCCAGGACCTGGGGCGCACCAAGATCTTGCTCAGTGCCATCTCTTTAGATGACCAGCAAGAACCT gCTGTGCCGTCTGCTCCTCTGGCAGGGGACACTGATTATTCAGACCCGTTTGACGTTCGCTTGGACCATCTACCAGAACCAGATGCAAGACCGGTTCCCTCTGAGAACAATGGCTACATGGAACCTTATGAGGCCCAGCGAGTCATAACAG AGCTACAGCGTGGCCCGGCAGGAGGACTGGCACGGGGTGGGTTGCAGCTGTATGACACCCCTTATGAAGACGGGCGAGGCCAACGTCCAGGCTTCATGTTTGGAGAAGCACAGGAAGAGGGCAAGGAGGGCAGCAGGCTGCCGCAAGACGACGAGAGACCAGCGGACGAGTATGACCAACCCTGGGAATGGAAGAAAGATCACATCTCCAAAGCTTTTGCAG TGCAGTTCGACGGGCCCGAATGGGATCGCTCGTCGTCGCCTACCGAGCGCTTGCGTCCTCCGGGGCCCCGGTCCAGCCCGCTGGTGGGCGCGGGGGTGAAGTTTCGAATGCCCCAGGAGGGCCTCACCATGGTGGGAGAGAGGGTGGACCCCACACAGCCTCTGGAGAAACAAGT GTGGTATCACGGTTCACTGTCTCGGTCTGAAGCGGAGTCGCTGCTCACGTTGAGTAAAGAGTGTAGCTTCCTGGTGAGGAACAGTCAGACCAACCGATGTGACTATTCGCTGTCTCTACG GAGCTGCCAGGGTTTCATGCACATCAAGTTCACGCAGTGCAAAGACGGCAAGTACGTGCTGGGACACAACAGCCCGCCGTTCGACTCCATCCCCGAGCTGGTGAACTTCTACACCACGCACAAGCTCCCCATCCGTGGCGCCGAGCACCTGTCTCTGCTCTTCCCCGTTCTGGTGCAGACGCTCTGA